The Daucus carota subsp. sativus chromosome 2, DH1 v3.0, whole genome shotgun sequence genome includes a window with the following:
- the LOC108208962 gene encoding glycine-rich RNA-binding protein RZ1C isoform X1, with translation MSSAKEPQEYRIFVGGLSWEVTERQLEDAFSRFGKIIDSQIMIERDTGRPRGFGFLTFADRRGMEDAIREMHGRELGDRAISVNKAQPKMGGDDAGRGYSGGYPSGGRGSYGGDRSSGQDECFKCGRSGHWARDCPSAGGGRGGGGHLSSVPRFGGSGGRGDRFGDRYVERDRFVDDRYDGGRYGGDRYEIRETKYPSRDYVTDRYPPSSDRFGGDRYGESDRYPPNGYGKERVYERDVGPRRSTERYGGGGPARYEGKGYRDRAGPYDRPRRGGHPSSFDRY, from the exons ATGTCTAGCGCTAAAGAGCCTCAAGAGTATCGTATTTTCGTTGGAGGCTTGTCTTGGGAAGTGACGGAGCGTCAGCTTGAAGACGCCTTTTCTCGTTTCGGCAAGATTATTGACTCCCAG atCATGATTGAAAGAGACACTGGGCGCCCTCGGGGCTTTGGGTTCTTGACCTTTGCAGATCGTCGTGGAATGGAAGATGCGATAAGGGAAATGCATGGTAGGGAGTTGGGTGATCGGGCAATCTCAGTAAACAAGGCCCAGCCGAAGATGggtggtgatgatgctggtcgCGGCTATAGCGGTGGTTACCCATCTGGTGGCAGGGGAAGCTATGGAGGCGATAGATCGTCAGGGCAGGACGAGTGCTTCAAGTGTGGGAGGTCTGGGCACTGGGCCCGAGACTGCCCTTCAGCAGGTGGTGGccgtggtggtggtggtcatTTGTCATCAGTTCCTAGGTTTGGTGGGTCTGGTGGCCGTGGGGATCGTTTCGGTGATCGGTATGTTGAACGTGACCGTTTTGTTGATGACAGATATGATGGAGGACGTTATGGCGGGGATCGCTATGAAATCAGAGAGACAAAGTATCCGAGTCGTGATTATGTGACAGACAG GTATCCTCCCAGCAGTGATCGCTTTGGAGGTGACCGCTATGGAGAATCAGACCGTTACCCACCAAATGGATATGGTAAAGAGAGAGTGTATGAAAGGGATGTTGGCCCAAGGCGGAGCACTGAAAGGTACGGAGGCGGAGGTCCAGCACGCTATGAAGGGAAAGGTTACAGGGACAGAGCTGGTCCCTATGACCGCCCCAGGAGGGGAGGACATCCATCTTCCTTCGACCGTTACTAG
- the LOC108208962 gene encoding glycine-rich RNA-binding protein RZ1C isoform X2, translating into MIERDTGRPRGFGFLTFADRRGMEDAIREMHGRELGDRAISVNKAQPKMGGDDAGRGYSGGYPSGGRGSYGGDRSSGQDECFKCGRSGHWARDCPSAGGGRGGGGHLSSVPRFGGSGGRGDRFGDRYVERDRFVDDRYDGGRYGGDRYEIRETKYPSRDYVTDRYPPSSDRFGGDRYGESDRYPPNGYGKERVYERDVGPRRSTERYGGGGPARYEGKGYRDRAGPYDRPRRGGHPSSFDRY; encoded by the exons ATGATTGAAAGAGACACTGGGCGCCCTCGGGGCTTTGGGTTCTTGACCTTTGCAGATCGTCGTGGAATGGAAGATGCGATAAGGGAAATGCATGGTAGGGAGTTGGGTGATCGGGCAATCTCAGTAAACAAGGCCCAGCCGAAGATGggtggtgatgatgctggtcgCGGCTATAGCGGTGGTTACCCATCTGGTGGCAGGGGAAGCTATGGAGGCGATAGATCGTCAGGGCAGGACGAGTGCTTCAAGTGTGGGAGGTCTGGGCACTGGGCCCGAGACTGCCCTTCAGCAGGTGGTGGccgtggtggtggtggtcatTTGTCATCAGTTCCTAGGTTTGGTGGGTCTGGTGGCCGTGGGGATCGTTTCGGTGATCGGTATGTTGAACGTGACCGTTTTGTTGATGACAGATATGATGGAGGACGTTATGGCGGGGATCGCTATGAAATCAGAGAGACAAAGTATCCGAGTCGTGATTATGTGACAGACAG GTATCCTCCCAGCAGTGATCGCTTTGGAGGTGACCGCTATGGAGAATCAGACCGTTACCCACCAAATGGATATGGTAAAGAGAGAGTGTATGAAAGGGATGTTGGCCCAAGGCGGAGCACTGAAAGGTACGGAGGCGGAGGTCCAGCACGCTATGAAGGGAAAGGTTACAGGGACAGAGCTGGTCCCTATGACCGCCCCAGGAGGGGAGGACATCCATCTTCCTTCGACCGTTACTAG
- the LOC108207582 gene encoding uncharacterized protein LOC108207582, with protein MATEFDVPDHYERNSLYDPALLWGPLQISDEHFNLFHYIDRMLFYILFRQLGRNVDESMYIVAFLIWLEKIQYCGDAVYTVISWSLPLIHQLSQEVAAFLLCLHSEIGDESLNLFLLGTLCSGRDIDVVHFHNNRIKILMNVNKIVVEICTRAFRDIIAGNPVVVQPPFHAHVAGGGFPQLGFQETLGSGNYQPPNPRLANILEDPNADLSEIFGGLQLVDGCEDEPDVAPDDRTIFLTFSKGYFIPEVDIREFFTRIFGNFIEDIHMQEVPSDQQPLYARMVCRSSAIIPKIAPPGNKSLYSINGKHVYAKKYERHNKREKKRRGSTSQAKNT; from the exons ATGGCTACCGAATTTGATGTCCCTGATCATTACGAGCGAAATTCTTTGTATGACCCCGCTTTGCTTTGGGGCCCACTACAAATCAGTGATGAACACTTCAATCTGTTCCACTATATAGATAGGATGTTGTTCTACATACTATTTCGTCAACTTGGTCGGAATGTTGATGAATCTATGTATATCGTGGCGTTTCTGATATGGCTGGAGAAAATCCAGTACTGCGGAGACGCCGTGTACACGGTGATTTCGTGGTCACTGCCTCTGATTCATCAACTTTCCCAAGAAGTTGCAGCTTTCTTACTGTGTCTGCACAGTGAGATAGGCGATGAGTCTCTTAATCTGTTTTTGCTTGGAACTTTATGTTCGGGCCGCGACATTGACGTGGTTCATTTCCACAACAACCGGATTAAGATTCTCATGAATGTTAATAAAATTGTTGTTGAAATTTGTACAAGGGCTTTTCGAGACATAATTGCTGGTAATCCAGTGGTTGTGCAGCCGCCATTTCACGCCCATGTTGCAGGCGGCGGCTTTCCTCAACTAGGGTTTCAAGAAACTCTGGGATCTGGAAATTACCAGCCCCCAAACCCCCGACTGGCAAATATATTGGAAGATCCGAATGCCGATCTGAGTGAAATTTTCGGAGGTCTGCAGTTGGTGGATGGATGCGAGGATGAACCGGATGTTGCACCGGATGACAGGACTATATTCTTGACATTCTCCAAGGGATACTTCATTCCTGAGGTGGATATTCGAGAATTCTTTACAAg GATTTTTGGCAATTTTATTGAGGACATACATATGCAGGAGGTGCCGAGTGATCAGCAACCCCTGTATGCTCGAATGGTTTGCCGTTCATCGGCCATCATTCCTAAGATAGCTCCTCCTGGGAACAAATCTCTGTACAGCATCAACGGCAAGCATGTCTATGCCAAGAAGTATGAAAGACACAACAAGCGTGAGAAGAAACGCAGGGGGTCAACTTCTCAGGCTAaaaatacttag
- the LOC108208048 gene encoding leucine-rich repeat protein 1-like: MGTLVTQICLVFWYLISENSSISNIWIIPPTLGKLQSLIFLRLSNNRLVGRIPMELVNVSTLKVVADAFKWKGR; encoded by the exons Atgg GGACCTTGGTAACACAAATTTGTCTGGTGTTTTGGTACTTGATCTCGGAAAACTCCAGTATATCCAATATCT GGATCATTCCTCCTACTCTGGGAAAGTTGCAGTCTCTTATTTTCTT GCGTCTGAGCAATAATCGTCTGGTTGGGAGAATTCCCATGGAACTTGTTAATGTTTCCACCCTAAAAGTCGT GGCTGATGCATTCAAATGGAAAGGCAGGTAA